A region from the Molothrus aeneus isolate 106 chromosome 17, BPBGC_Maene_1.0, whole genome shotgun sequence genome encodes:
- the RPN2 gene encoding dolichyl-diphosphooligosaccharide--protein glycosyltransferase subunit 2 isoform X1 produces the protein MAAPGPRLRLEAALSFLLLLACAQALVPSHRLDARDLARLRAVLERPFTDVRAAFYSIVGLSSLGVKVADEKAACKFIKSHVDSSSVESLFYAAQAMQVLSGCEVTISNETRELLLAAVSEDSSVTQIFHAVGALSGFGLPLASQEALSALTARLSKEESVLATIQALETASHLSQQADLSSIVEEIEDLVARLDDLGGVYLQFEEGIETTALFVAAAYKLSDHVGTEPAIKEDQVIQLMNAIFSKKNFETLSEAFSIARAAGALSQNRFHLPVIVVPDGPAAVSHHQPLLRLQVTNVMSQLLTQVSVKLDQAKSVSSKATVLQQLPFTLSGDFFELNFMNVKPASGYYDFSISVDGDKRFIANKVELKVKVSTEVGITNVDLSTVDKDQSIAPKTTRVAYPAKAKGSFTADSHQNFALSFQLIDVNSGAELIPHQTFVRLHNQKTGQEVVFVAEPDSKNVYKFELDTSERKTEFDSASGTYTLYLIIGDATLENPILWNVADVVITFPEEDAPSTVQSKNLFVPKPEIQHLFREPEKRPPTVVSNTFTALVLSPLLLLLILWIKIGANISNFSFAPSTIVFHLGHAAMLGLMYVYWTQLNMFQTLKYLAILGGITFLAGNRMLAQKAVKRTQ, from the exons ATGGCGGCGCCGG GCCCGCGGCTGCGTCTGGAGGCGGCGCTCAGCTTCCTGCTTCTCCTTGCCTGTGCCCAggcccttgtccccagccaTCGTCTCGATGCCCGCGACCTGGCGCGGCTGCGGGCGGTGCTGGAGCGGCCCTTCACGGACGTGCGGGCCGCCTTCTACTCCATCGTGGGGCTCAGCAGCCTCGGGGTGAAGGTGGCGGACGAAAAG GCTGCATGCAAGTTCATCAAATCTCATGTGGACTCCAGCAGTGTTGAATCCCTCTTTTATGCTGCCCAGGCCATGCAGGTCCTGTCAGGCTGTGAG GTCACCATTTCAAATGAgaccagggagctgctgctggcagctgtcaGTGAGGATTCCTCAGTCACCCAGATCTTCCACGCTGTTGGTGCCCTGAGTGGCTTTGGCCTTCCTTTGGCATCCCAGGAAGCCCTGAGTGCTCTCACTGCTCGGCTCAGCAAGGAGGAGAGCGTGCTGGC AACCATCCAGGCTTTGGAAACGGcatctcacctgtcccagcaggCAGATCTCAGTAGCATTGTTGAGGAGATTGAG GATCTTGTGGCTCGCTTGGATGACCTGGGTGGAGTTTACCTGCAGTTTGAAGAAGGAATTGAGACTACTGCCCTGTTTGTTGCTGCTGCCTATAAGCTGTCAGACCATGTGGGTACAGAGCCAGCAATAAAGGAG GATCAAGTTATCCAGCTGATGAATGCCATTTTTAGCAAGAAGAACTTTGAGACTCTCTCAGAGGCTTTCAGCATTGCTCGTGCTGCAGGTGCCCTGTCCCAGAACCGCTTCCACCTGCCCGTCATCGTTGTCCCCGACGGGCCTGCAGCTGTGTCTCAccaccagcccctgctcagg CTTCAAGTGACCAATGTTATGTCCCAGCTACTGACTCAAGTTTCTGTAAAGCTTGACCAAGCCAAGTCTGTGTCTAGCAAAGCCACTGTCCTTCAACAGCTACCATTTACTCTCTCTGG agATTTCTTTGAGCTGAACTTCATGAATGTGAAACCTGCTAGTGGATATTATGATTTCTCTATCAGTGTAGATGGAGATAAGCGATTTATTGCTAATAAAGTGGAG CTGAAAGTAAAAGTTTCCACAGAAGTGGGGATTACTAATGTAGATCTTTCTACTGTGGATAAGGATCAGAGCATTGCACCAAAAACAACCAG gGTAGCTTACCCAGCCAAAGCCAAGGGCTCATTCACTGCTGACAGCCATCAGAACTTTGCTTTATCCTTCCAGCTGATAGATGTGAACAGTGGAGCTGAACTCATCCCTCACCAG ACTTTTGTTCGACTTCACAACCAAAAGACTGGCCAGGAGGTGGTGTTTGTTGCAGAGCCAGACAGCAAGAATGTGTACAAATTTGAACTGGATACTTCTGAAAGAAAGACTGAATTTGACTCTGCCTCTGGAACCTACACACTTTACCTGATCATTGGAGATGCCACTCTGGAAAATCCAATCCTTTGGAATGTG GCTGATGTTGTGATCACATTCCCAGAAGAGGATGCACCATCCACAGTCCAGTCCAAGAACCTCTTTGTTCCCAAACCTGAAATCCAG caCCTCTTCAGGGAGCCTGAGAAGAGGCCTCCCACAGTGGTCTCCAACACTTTCACAGCACTGGTTCTCTCCCCACTGCTTTTGCTGCTCATCTTG tgGATCAAGATAGGTGCTAACATCTCCAACTTCAGCTTTGCTCCCAGCACCATTGTTTTTCACTTGGGACATGCTG caatgTTGGGACTCATGTATGTCTACTGGACTCAGCTCAACATGTTCCAGACTCTGAAGTACTTGGCCATTTTGGGTGGCATCACATTCCTAGCAGGCAACAGGATGCTGGCTCAGAAAGCTGTGAAGAG gacACAATAG
- the RPN2 gene encoding dolichyl-diphosphooligosaccharide--protein glycosyltransferase subunit 2 isoform X2 produces the protein MAAPGPRLRLEAALSFLLLLACAQALVPSHRLDARDLARLRAVLERPFTDVRAAFYSIVGLSSLGVKVADEKAACKFIKSHVDSSSVESLFYAAQAMQVLSGCEVTISNETRELLLAAVSEDSSVTQIFHAVGALSGFGLPLASQEALSALTARLSKEESVLATIQALETASHLSQQADLSSIVEEIEDLVARLDDLGGVYLQFEEGIETTALFVAAAYKLSDHVGTEPAIKEDQVIQLMNAIFSKKNFETLSEAFSIARAAGALSQNRFHLPVIVVPDGPAAVSHHQPLLRLQVTNVMSQLLTQVSVKLDQAKSVSSKATVLQQLPFTLSGDFFELNFMNVKPASGYYDFSISVDGDKRFIANKVELKVKVSTEVGITNVDLSTVDKDQSIAPKTTRVAYPAKAKGSFTADSHQNFALSFQLIDVNSGAELIPHQTFVRLHNQKTGQEVVFVAEPDSKNVYKFELDTSERKTEFDSASGTYTLYLIIGDATLENPILWNVADVVITFPEEDAPSTVQSKNLFVPKPEIQHLFREPEKRPPTVVSNTFTALVLSPLLLLLILWIKIGANISNFSFAPSTIVFHLGHAAMLGLMYVYWTQLNMFQTLKYLAILGGITFLAGNRMLAQKAVKRIAAEQSSRLAKYRTLR, from the exons ATGGCGGCGCCGG GCCCGCGGCTGCGTCTGGAGGCGGCGCTCAGCTTCCTGCTTCTCCTTGCCTGTGCCCAggcccttgtccccagccaTCGTCTCGATGCCCGCGACCTGGCGCGGCTGCGGGCGGTGCTGGAGCGGCCCTTCACGGACGTGCGGGCCGCCTTCTACTCCATCGTGGGGCTCAGCAGCCTCGGGGTGAAGGTGGCGGACGAAAAG GCTGCATGCAAGTTCATCAAATCTCATGTGGACTCCAGCAGTGTTGAATCCCTCTTTTATGCTGCCCAGGCCATGCAGGTCCTGTCAGGCTGTGAG GTCACCATTTCAAATGAgaccagggagctgctgctggcagctgtcaGTGAGGATTCCTCAGTCACCCAGATCTTCCACGCTGTTGGTGCCCTGAGTGGCTTTGGCCTTCCTTTGGCATCCCAGGAAGCCCTGAGTGCTCTCACTGCTCGGCTCAGCAAGGAGGAGAGCGTGCTGGC AACCATCCAGGCTTTGGAAACGGcatctcacctgtcccagcaggCAGATCTCAGTAGCATTGTTGAGGAGATTGAG GATCTTGTGGCTCGCTTGGATGACCTGGGTGGAGTTTACCTGCAGTTTGAAGAAGGAATTGAGACTACTGCCCTGTTTGTTGCTGCTGCCTATAAGCTGTCAGACCATGTGGGTACAGAGCCAGCAATAAAGGAG GATCAAGTTATCCAGCTGATGAATGCCATTTTTAGCAAGAAGAACTTTGAGACTCTCTCAGAGGCTTTCAGCATTGCTCGTGCTGCAGGTGCCCTGTCCCAGAACCGCTTCCACCTGCCCGTCATCGTTGTCCCCGACGGGCCTGCAGCTGTGTCTCAccaccagcccctgctcagg CTTCAAGTGACCAATGTTATGTCCCAGCTACTGACTCAAGTTTCTGTAAAGCTTGACCAAGCCAAGTCTGTGTCTAGCAAAGCCACTGTCCTTCAACAGCTACCATTTACTCTCTCTGG agATTTCTTTGAGCTGAACTTCATGAATGTGAAACCTGCTAGTGGATATTATGATTTCTCTATCAGTGTAGATGGAGATAAGCGATTTATTGCTAATAAAGTGGAG CTGAAAGTAAAAGTTTCCACAGAAGTGGGGATTACTAATGTAGATCTTTCTACTGTGGATAAGGATCAGAGCATTGCACCAAAAACAACCAG gGTAGCTTACCCAGCCAAAGCCAAGGGCTCATTCACTGCTGACAGCCATCAGAACTTTGCTTTATCCTTCCAGCTGATAGATGTGAACAGTGGAGCTGAACTCATCCCTCACCAG ACTTTTGTTCGACTTCACAACCAAAAGACTGGCCAGGAGGTGGTGTTTGTTGCAGAGCCAGACAGCAAGAATGTGTACAAATTTGAACTGGATACTTCTGAAAGAAAGACTGAATTTGACTCTGCCTCTGGAACCTACACACTTTACCTGATCATTGGAGATGCCACTCTGGAAAATCCAATCCTTTGGAATGTG GCTGATGTTGTGATCACATTCCCAGAAGAGGATGCACCATCCACAGTCCAGTCCAAGAACCTCTTTGTTCCCAAACCTGAAATCCAG caCCTCTTCAGGGAGCCTGAGAAGAGGCCTCCCACAGTGGTCTCCAACACTTTCACAGCACTGGTTCTCTCCCCACTGCTTTTGCTGCTCATCTTG tgGATCAAGATAGGTGCTAACATCTCCAACTTCAGCTTTGCTCCCAGCACCATTGTTTTTCACTTGGGACATGCTG caatgTTGGGACTCATGTATGTCTACTGGACTCAGCTCAACATGTTCCAGACTCTGAAGTACTTGGCCATTTTGGGTGGCATCACATTCCTAGCAGGCAACAGGATGCTGGCTCAGAAAGCTGTGAAGAG GAtcgctgcagagcagagcagtagGTTGGCAAAGTATAGAACGCTGCGGTAA
- the GHRH gene encoding somatoliberin, which yields MLDKATLLLFLHLVTCSISSPLYPALRFSPGPVAGKAMSLQLQHSSSLQSHSPLAEEQEEEGLFTDPAEKRMQRHADAIFTDNYRKFLGQISARKFLQTIIGKRLGSSESSAGEGLQEFLSRRQSDSILMDSQYQQQMVLRDFLGAILQSHRPQDIDSSGLEGFPSTLAKLM from the exons ATGCTGGACAAGGCCACCCTACTCCTGTTCCTGCATTTAGTCacctgctccatctcctcccctcTCTACCCAGCTCTCAG GTTCAGCCCAGGGCCGGTTGCTGGCAAGGCCATgagcctccagctgcagcacagcagctccctgcagagccacagccccctggcagaggagcaggaggaggagggattgTTCACAGACCCCGCTGAGAAAAG gatGCAGCGCCACGCTGACGCCATATTCACTGACAACTACAGGAAATTCCTGGGGCAGATTTCGGCCCGAAAGTTCCTCCAGACCATCATTGGCAAGAGGCTTGG AAGCAGCGAGAGCAGCgcaggggaagggctgcaggaatTCCTGAGCAGGCGCCAGTCCGACAGCATCCTGATGGACAGCCAGTACCAGCAGCAGATGGTGCTGAGGGACTTCCTGGGAGCCatcctgcagagccacag GCCTCAGGACATTGACAGCAGTGGGCTAGAAGGCTTTCCCAGCACCCTGGCCAAGCTCATGTAA